ACAGCTCGGTATAAAGGTTTATCCGACACAGGATGAAAACAGTGAGCGGGTCAACTTTCCGCAAATGCTGGACATTCTGGGGGCGGAGGAGGTCTCGTCCGTATTCGTGGAAGGTGGGGCCGAGGTGAACGCTTCGTTCGTGCAGCAAGGCCTGGCAGACAAGCTGGTGCTGTATATGGCGCCGAAGCTGGTTGGAGGGCGCGCAGCCCCGGGCTTTCTCGGGGGAGAGGGCGTGTCTGCGATGAGCGATGCAGTGGCCTTGCAGGATTTGAGCGTAACACAGGTTGGCGTGGACTGGAAAATAGAAGGGTATTTTGGGCGAGGAAAATGAGTGAGTTGTTTCGGGTGGAGAAGGAGGCTCCGCGAAGGGGTTGATCTTCCGATCGCTGTTGCAGTGGGATTCTTCGGATTGTATAAGATATTTAAAGGTAAGAATCCCACCGCAAAGTCACTCATTTTTCGAAATGGTGTGGAGCATGGGAAGGGCAGGAGAAACTAAACACTTAAAAGCTCAAACTCATTGATTCAAAAACTTATAAATTCAAAAGAACAGAGGATCTGAAGGGCTAAAAAGGCCTGGAGGATTCTTTTTTTATATACTAAACGTTTATTAGGGTGAATGGTTAATGGGGTGAATAACTCATAAGGTGAACGTCTTATGGGGTGAAATCAAAATGACATAATTACTTAATACAAAATGACATGATTTTTGGGTTTTTCGTCCTGGTTTCTTGTGTATTTTTAGAGACTTTCGCCTCGTTTAGTTAGATTTTAGAAATATAAGGATTGACCTGGAAATAGAGATCAAGCACAATGAAGTTGAATTCAGCTTGGAAGAAAAGGGAAAAGCCTTGCAGGGAAAGGGATAAGAGAATTCAAAGGAGGATGTTGGTTGTGAAAAAAATGATATTATGCTTGTTAAGTGCCAGTCTGATATGTTTAGCTGCACCGGTTTCTACTAAAGCCTTTTCGGGTGAGGTCACACAAGGCACAGGCTCCTATTCAACCACACTACCTGCCGGAGCAGCTACACCGCAAAACGAAATTTATAAGACAGCGAATGTAACTAGCCCAATGCCTACTAACGACTGGTGGAGCAGTCTGGCCTGGGTGCCCTACTCCGAGGCTCAATATCCGCATCCACTTGCCTTGAAAAATCAGCAAAACGGTCTGCGCATCTTTAACCCAAGCGGTAAAATTACGGTGAATCCGGGATACATTGCAGGCTGGATGGATGATGTGAATGATTTTACCATCGGACATTCTGAAAGCGCTTCATTTCCGGATGCCAAGGTGGATGGCTTCAGTGACTGGTTTGTCAAATCGTTATTTCAAAGCGGCAGCAACAAAATGAGTGCTACCTATGGGCATGGCTCTCCTTATGTTTTTTTCGAGTTTGGCGGCGGTAATCCCAAGCTCTCGTTCAATGAGGTACCCAAGGTCTGGTCTGGCTCCGCTACCTCCCCTGTGCTTGGCATTACGATCAATGGCTCACACTATGGTCTGTTTGGTCCTTCCGGCAGCACTTGGTCTGGTCTCGGAACGAGCACTCTGATCAATCAATTGAACGGGAAAAACTATTTTACAGTGGCGGCTTTGCCTGACAATACAACGGCGACCTTGGACAAATTTCAGCAATATGCCTATTCTTTTGTTACAGACTCCAAAGCACAGTACAGCTACAACGAAGCCTCTTCCGAGGTAACAACCACCTTTACCGTTACAACAACCGCAAAACAAGGTACACAAGCGGGTACTATTTTTGCCTTATATCCACATCAGTGGAAAAACTCATCACAATCTCTACTGGGCTATACGTACAATTCTGTACGTGGTCTGATGAAAACAGCGGAAGGGGCTTCTTTTCAAACGAAGATGAAGTTTACAGGCGTGCTCCCTTCTTTGCCCGATTTGGGGTCTTATGATAAAAATAAGCTGAATAGTTATATAGACGAAGCGAAAGCGGAAGTATATTCTGGCGATGGTGACACGTACTGGACTGGAAAACGTTTGGGCAAGCTGGCAGCCTTGGCGCCAATTGCTGACCAGGTGGGCAATACCGCAGCAGCGAGCCAGTTCCGCAATGAGATTAAAAGTCGGCTACAGGACTGGTTTAAGGCCAGCGACAGCTCAGGAAACCTGAAAAGCTCGAACCTATTTGTGTACAATAGCAATTGGGGGACATTAATCGGTTATCCCGACAGCTTTGGCAGTGCGGTAGAATTAAACGACCATCATTTCCATTATGGATACTTTATTAAGGCTGCGGCCGAAATTGCACGGTTGGACAAGAGCTGGGCATCCAATTCACAATGGGGGCAGATGGTGCAGCTGCTCATTCGCGACATTGCCAATACAGACAGGTCTGATTCTAAATTTCCGTATTTACGTAATTTTGATCCCTATGCCGGTCACACCTGGGCTTCCGGTCATGCCAAATTTGGCGACGGCAACAACAATGAATCCTCCTCGGAAGCGATGAATGCTTGGGCCGGTCTGATTTTATGGGGCGAGGCGACGGAAAATACCCAAACTCGTG
This window of the Paenibacillus polymyxa genome carries:
- a CDS encoding glycosyl hydrolase; the encoded protein is MKKMILCLLSASLICLAAPVSTKAFSGEVTQGTGSYSTTLPAGAATPQNEIYKTANVTSPMPTNDWWSSLAWVPYSEAQYPHPLALKNQQNGLRIFNPSGKITVNPGYIAGWMDDVNDFTIGHSESASFPDAKVDGFSDWFVKSLFQSGSNKMSATYGHGSPYVFFEFGGGNPKLSFNEVPKVWSGSATSPVLGITINGSHYGLFGPSGSTWSGLGTSTLINQLNGKNYFTVAALPDNTTATLDKFQQYAYSFVTDSKAQYSYNEASSEVTTTFTVTTTAKQGTQAGTIFALYPHQWKNSSQSLLGYTYNSVRGLMKTAEGASFQTKMKFTGVLPSLPDLGSYDKNKLNSYIDEAKAEVYSGDGDTYWTGKRLGKLAALAPIADQVGNTAAASQFRNEIKSRLQDWFKASDSSGNLKSSNLFVYNSNWGTLIGYPDSFGSAVELNDHHFHYGYFIKAAAEIARLDKSWASNSQWGQMVQLLIRDIANTDRSDSKFPYLRNFDPYAGHTWASGHAKFGDGNNNESSSEAMNAWAGLILWGEATENTQTRDLGIYLYTTEMNAINEYWFDEQGTNTPSGMQSATASMIWGGKTVGNATWWTNNPAEVHGINWLPITSASLYLTQYPEYAAKNFSNLLQKSGGNFSPWEDIVYMYRAISDPSDAKAKFSARVAAMTPEAGNSKANAYHWIYNLDAVGNIDRSVTANSPIYAVFHKNGVKTYVAYNFTNQEKIVTFSDGHSITVQPNSFNIGNGNGGGNPQPDIEAPTSPANVRATAKTASAVTLEWEAATDNVGVTGYIVYKDGTQEAEINGTSASITGLNAATAYSFTVKSRDAAGNLSAASRAVSVTTEAASGGNEGGGETEDYTVRARFVSDREALLQFTPKTASAYVDVHYTLLGGQQLNYRMTNNAGVWEQRVKDLTIGKAVSNWFTYEKAGLQYETPSFSYTHQTASTTTGVSEISAIEALDTFQPGLAPE